AGGGGAGCTGGCCGGCGCAGCCGGACTGAGGGGGGCACTCGTTGCAGCGCTACTTACTTCTTCTGCTCGTCGAGCACGGACTGGTAGACTTCCACGGTCTTGTCGGCGATGGTCTCCCAGCTGAACACGTCGCGGGCGCGTTCGTAGCCGGCCTGGCCCATCTTCTTGGCGAGTTCGGGGTCAGCCATGATCCTGTCGATGGCGGCAGCCATGTCGTGCACAAACTTGTCCGGATCGGTGGGGGTGCCGGTACCGTCGTGCAGCTGATCGATCGGGACCAGATAGCCGGTTTCGCCGTCGACCACGACTTCCGGAATGCCGCCAGTGGCGGATGCGACGACCGGCAGACCACAGGCCATGGCCTCAAGGTTCACGATGCCCAGCGGCTCGTAGATGCTCGGGCAGATGAAGGCGTCGCAGCCGTGCTCCAGCGCGTTGAGCTCGGGCTTCGGGAGCATTTCTTCGATCCACACGATGTTGCCGCGCTCTTCGTCCAGCTTGGCGAACGCGTTCTTGACTTCCTCGGCGATTTCCGGGGTGTCGGGCGCACCGGCGCACAGCACCACCTGGATGTCCTTGGAAATCAGGTGCAGGGCCTTGAGCAGGTACGGCAAACCCTTCTGACGGGTGATGCGGCCCACGAACAGCAGGGTGGGCTTCGAACGGTCGATGTTGTAACGATCGAACACCTTCCAGCCCGGGTCGTCAGGGGCAGGGGTGGCGAAGTCGGCCATGGTGATGCCGTTGTACACCACGATGACCTTGTCCGGGTCGAGGTTCGGGTAGGCGGTCAGAATGTCCTTGCGCATACCGCCGGACACGGCGATCACACGGTCGGCGTGCTCGTAGGCTTCCTTTTCGCCCCAGGAGCTCAGGTTGTAGCCGCCGCCGAGCTGTTCGCGCTTCCATGGGCGGAACGGTTCCAGGGAGTGGGCGGTGATGACCAGCGGCGTACCGTGCAGCATCTTGGCCAGGTAGCCGGCCAGGCAGGCGTACCATGTGTGTGCGTGGATGATATCGGCGTCAACGTCGTTGGCAATCTGCAGATCCACGCCGAAAGTCTTCAATGCGGGGTTGGCGTCAGCCAGCTCAGAAGGCGTGTCATAGCCGACGACCTTCAAGCTGCCCTTAGCATCGGCAGCATTCGGGATAGCAGGAATGTCCGTCTCGGTGCGCTTGCCGTCAAACGCACGCACGGTCACATCAACGCGCTCGGCCAAAACCTTGGACAGCTCCTCGGCGTGTACGCCGGCACCACCATACACGTGCGGCGGGTATTCGCGGGTTAGAATATCAACTTTCATCGGACTGCCTCTCCTTCGTGCGTCAGAAAGAAACTCAAGCACTTCTTACTTTAGGGCACCGCATACAAGAAAACGCACAACTTCCGTCGTGCGTTTTGCTTTTCAAGCCGGATTTACCGGGCAAAAGATCAGACTGCCGTGCCGTTCTGATCCAAATTCGGATTGTGCTTGGAATCGCCAGCCGTAAAGAACAGGCTCAGCACACCCACAATGAACACCGCGGAAACGGTGATGATCAGCCACATCGGATGGCTTGGCAGCCACATAACCACGAAGAACGCGATAATCGCGATGGCGATCAGCGTCCAGCTACCCACACGGAACCACTGACGCAGCGAATGCGGTGCCTTGAACATCTTCGGATTCGTGTAGTTCGGGTTAGTGGTCAGCAGGGTTTCGGTGTCCGCAATCGTACCGCCGCTGGGCTTCCACTCGGTGTCGTCGGTGCCGTCCTGCAGACGCTGGGACTTCTGCTGCAGCTGGTATTCGTCAATCATTCCCGAGCGACCGCGGCCTTGGGTCTGGTCGTACTGCGACGGCACTCCCCTGCGGCCTGCTTTGGCTTGGGCACGGCGTTCTGCACGATTCGGCATTCCACTACTCCTGTTTCGACGGTGACACTGTTGGCTATATTACTCGCTTATCGGCGGCAATTTGCCACCAGTCCATCGGAACCCACTGTGTGTCATTGTATTTTCAGTCAGTGATGCGGGCAGTCGGTGATGCGATAAGTTTGCGTATGGAAGTCGCAAGTGACCGCAGTGCCGTCCGCGAATACCGAACGCTGCACCAGCGGATCATCATCCACGAACTCGTGACGAACCAGTTCCTGCATGCCGACCCGCTCATGGAATGCAGCGACCGTATGGCAGCGTTCGATGTCGTTTTCCGTGCGAGCGCGCTGTTCGTCGTCCATGTCGCCGTCAACGCCGATGTATGCGGCATCGCGAATCAGGTATGGAGCTCCGCCGTTGAGCAGGGCGTACAGCATGTAATCGTCGCCGTTCGCCACACGCTCCATCATCCATGGTTCGATAATGCAATCATGGTAGACGAGGTTATACAGCGGCACCGGCACACCTTGGCGCGGCTCGTTGGGTGAGCGCATCTGGAAGTCGTATGGCGCGTAATGGCAGAATATCAGGCTTGGCACTGCCCAGTCCGATACCTCTTCGGACGAGGAGAGGATGCCGTGCGAGAGCAGATATTCGAAGCATTCGGCGCGGCGGTCAAAGCATTCGCGGCGGGTCATGCGGTGTTCGGGGTTCGAGCATTCGTCGCCTTCGTTGCAGGTGAAAACATCCAAGTATGCACAGTCGAGCTTGATGCCGTGTGCGGCGATTTCGGCGAAATTGCGGCGCACGTAGTCCGGTGCGAGCTCGGCGCACAGGTAGGTCTGGTGGCCGCCCGCCCAGCGTGCGTGTTCGGGCATCGTACCGTCTGCCAGCCGAATCGCATTGTTGGCATCAAAGGTTTGCGCGGTGAAGTAGTAATCGCGGTACTGGTCATGCGTGCCGAAAATATCGCCTTGCTCATGGCAGGCGTCGACCAGCGACTTCATGCCTTCCCAGCCGCCTGCCTCCTGACAAGCCGGCAGATAGTCAGGGTGTGCGTTGTCGTATCCGGGCTGTGCCCAACCATCCAAGTGCATGTACAGTCGGCCTGCACCCATGCTGTGCAATGTTCGCATTTGCTTTTCGCGCTGC
The window above is part of the Bifidobacterium longum subsp. infantis ATCC 15697 = JCM 1222 = DSM 20088 genome. Proteins encoded here:
- the glgA gene encoding glycogen synthase: MKVDILTREYPPHVYGGAGVHAEELSKVLAERVDVTVRAFDGKRTETDIPAIPNAADAKGSLKVVGYDTPSELADANPALKTFGVDLQIANDVDADIIHAHTWYACLAGYLAKMLHGTPLVITAHSLEPFRPWKREQLGGGYNLSSWGEKEAYEHADRVIAVSGGMRKDILTAYPNLDPDKVIVVYNGITMADFATPAPDDPGWKVFDRYNIDRSKPTLLFVGRITRQKGLPYLLKALHLISKDIQVVLCAGAPDTPEIAEEVKNAFAKLDEERGNIVWIEEMLPKPELNALEHGCDAFICPSIYEPLGIVNLEAMACGLPVVASATGGIPEVVVDGETGYLVPIDQLHDGTGTPTDPDKFVHDMAAAIDRIMADPELAKKMGQAGYERARDVFSWETIADKTVEVYQSVLDEQKK
- a CDS encoding DUF5696 domain-containing protein translates to MEFTVSGTTVRFDERTMQFAFTRDGAEWNTCADFKPTLQCAQGTFAFADATSITHEQRETGTGTGIRSIFTGFGHSAYSFETYVWVERASGDVLFEWIPLNEQGLNITNVTWPAAMDFDCADDHDTTLITHEQGVMIPNTWPTAVSTKDIAFDGRFETAGGYMPWFAQLRADGHGYIAICETPWNAGYGIDHPSDGPYTHINTWFEPSLGTMNYRRVVRYQFLDHADHTAVCKAYRSYVNERGRLRTLAEKAARNPSVRDLIGRSWVHIGIKTKVQPDSYYYDKDHPEKNDSLVTFAQREKQMRTLHSMGAGRLYMHLDGWAQPGYDNAHPDYLPACQEAGGWEGMKSLVDACHEQGDIFGTHDQYRDYYFTAQTFDANNAIRLADGTMPEHARWAGGHQTYLCAELAPDYVRRNFAEIAAHGIKLDCAYLDVFTCNEGDECSNPEHRMTRRECFDRRAECFEYLLSHGILSSSEEVSDWAVPSLIFCHYAPYDFQMRSPNEPRQGVPVPLYNLVYHDCIIEPWMMERVANGDDYMLYALLNGGAPYLIRDAAYIGVDGDMDDEQRARTENDIERCHTVAAFHERVGMQELVRHEFVDDDPLVQRSVFADGTAVTCDFHTQTYRITDCPHH
- a CDS encoding membrane protein; the protein is MPNRAERRAQAKAGRRGVPSQYDQTQGRGRSGMIDEYQLQQKSQRLQDGTDDTEWKPSGGTIADTETLLTTNPNYTNPKMFKAPHSLRQWFRVGSWTLIAIAIIAFFVVMWLPSHPMWLIITVSAVFIVGVLSLFFTAGDSKHNPNLDQNGTAV